The following coding sequences are from one Sciurus carolinensis chromosome 11, mSciCar1.2, whole genome shotgun sequence window:
- the LOC124959964 gene encoding olfactory receptor 52N4-like, giving the protein MTPLLNQTEVTPVSFILNGIPGLEDMQGWISFPFCSMYVVAVFGNCGLLYLICYEDSLHRSMYYFLAMLSLTDLVMCTAAIPKTLCIFWFHLKDIGFDECLVQMFFIHTFTGMESGVLMLMALDRYVAICYPLRYSAILTNAVIAKARLATFLRAVLLIIPLIFITKELPYCRGTMIHHTYCDQLSVAKLSCGNIKVNIIYGLMVALLIGGFDILCITVSYTMILQAVVSLSSADARQKAFSTCTAHICAIVFSYSPAFFCFFFNRFGGHKIPPSCHIIVANIYLLLPPTMNPVVYGVKTKQIRDCVIRILSGSKDTKSHSV; this is encoded by the coding sequence ATGACGCCACTGCTGAATCAAACAGAGGTGACCCCAGTCTCATTCATTCTTAATGGGATCCCGGGCCTGGAGGACATGCAGGGCTGGATTTCCTTCCCATTCTGCTCCATGTATGTTGTGGCGGTTTTTGGGAACTGTGGACTCCTCTACCTCATCTGCTATGAGGACTCTTTGCATCGGTCCATGTACTACTTCTTGGCTATGCTTTCCCTTACTGACCTTGTCATGTGCACTGCTGCAATTCCTAAAACTCTCTGCATCTTCTGGTTTCATCTCAAGGACATTGGATTTGATGAATGCCTGGTCCAGATGTTCTTCATCCACACCTTCACAGGAATGGAGTCTGGGGTGCTCATGCTTATGGCCCTGgaccgctacgtggccatctgcTACCCCCTGCGCTACTCGGCCATCCTCACCAATGCTGTCATTGCAAAGGCCAGGCTTGCTACTTTCTTGAGAGCAGTGCTGCTCATCATTCCCTTGATTTTCATCACCAAGGAACTGCCCTATTGCAGAGGCACCATGATACACCATACTTACTGTGATCAGCTGTCTGTAGCCAAACTATCCTGTGGAAATATTAAGGTCAATATTATCTATGGTCTTATGGTTGCCCTCCTTATCGGAGGCTTCGACATCCTGTGCATCACGGTCTCCTACACCATGATCCTCCAGGCGGTGGTCAGCCTCTCCTCCGCAGATGCTCGGCAAAAGGCCTTCAGCACCTGCACCGCCCACATCTGTGCCATTGTCTTCTCCTACAGTCCTGccttcttctgcttcttttttaaCCGCTTTGGGGGCCACAAAATCCCTCCATCTTGTCACATTATTGTGGCCAATATTTATCTGCTTTTGCCTCCCACCATGAACCCTGTTGTCTATGGGGTAAAGACAAAGCAGATAAGAGACTGTGTCATAAGAATCCTTTCGGGTTCCAAGGACACCAAATCCCACAGTGTATGA
- the LOC124960139 gene encoding olfactory receptor 52N4, with translation MLILNKTDQTPTSFILNGIPGLEDMHCWISFPFCSMYVVAVVGNCGLLYLIRYEDSLHRPMYYFLAMLSLTDLVMCSSTIPKALCIFWFNLQDIGFDECLVQMFFIHTFTGMESGVLMLMALDRYVAICYPLRYSVILTDAVIAKVGLTTFLRGVLLIVPFTFLTKRLPYCRGNVIPHTYCDHMSVAKLSCGNVKVNAIYGLMVALLIGGFDILCITVSYTMILRAVVSLSSADARQKAFSTCTAHICAIVFSYSPAFFSFFSHRFGGHTIPPSCHIIMANIYVLLPPTMNPVVYGVKTKQIRDCVMRILSGSKDTKSHNI, from the coding sequence ATGCTGATCCTGAACAAAACAGATCAGACCCCAACCTCATTCATTCTTAATGGGATCCCGGGCCTGGAGGACATGCACTGCTGGATTTCCTTCCCATTCTGCTCCATGTATGTTGTGGCGGTGGTTGGGAACTGCGGACTCCTCTACCTCATCCGCTATGAGGACTCCCTGCACAGGCCCATGTACTACTTCTTGGCTATGCTTTCTCTCACTGACCTTGTCATGTGCTCTAGTACCATACCTAAAGCCCTCTGCATCTTCTGGTTTAACCTCCAGGACATTGGATTTGATGAATGCCTGGTCCAGATGTTCTTCATCCACACCTTCACAGGAATGGAGTCTGGGGTGCTCATGCTTATGGCCCTGgaccgctacgtggccatctgcTACCCCCTGCGCTACTCAGTCATCCTCACCGATGCTGTCATTGCGAAGGTTGGGCTCACCACCTTCCTAAGAGGGGTGTTGCTCATTGTTCCTTTCACTTTCCTCACTAAGCGCCTTCCCTATTGCAGAGGCAATGTAATCCCTCATACCTACTGTGACCACATGTCTGTAGCCAAATTATCCTGTGGCAATGTCAAGGTCAACGCCATCTATGGCTTGATGGTTGCCCTCCTTATCGGAGGCTTCGACATCCTGTGCATCACGGTCTCCTACACCATGATCCTCCGGGCGGTGGTCAGCCTCTCCTCCGCAGATGCTCGGCAAAAGGCCTTCAGCACCTGCACCGCCCACATCTGTGCCATTGTCTTCTCCTACAGCCctgccttcttctccttcttttcccaCCGCTTTGGGGGCCACACAATCCCTCCATCTTGTCACATTATCATGGCCAATATTTATGTGCTTTTGCCTCCCACCATGAACCCTGTTGTCTATGGGGTGAAAACCAAGCAGATAAGAGACTGTGTCATGAGGATCCTTTCAGGTTCTAAGGACACTAAATCTCACAACATATAA